The following proteins are co-located in the Imtechella halotolerans genome:
- a CDS encoding response regulator transcription factor, with product MFKKILIAEDLDISSLGIEAKLKEKFDVEIAHTKYCDEAYLKLKKAIQDNIPFDLLISDLSFKNDHREEKITSGDQLIKTIKKEQPELTTILFSVEDRIFKIRQFFDELDINAYVHKSRNSLNELIEAINTITQGEKYVSPSLSTALSHKTILEIDSYDIELVRQLSLGLSQDEISIHFKEQDISPYSLSSIEKRINKLKIYFKAKNTVHLVSMTKDLGLI from the coding sequence ATGTTCAAAAAAATTTTAATTGCTGAAGATTTAGATATCTCTTCACTGGGAATAGAAGCCAAATTAAAGGAAAAATTTGATGTTGAAATAGCGCATACTAAATATTGCGATGAAGCCTATCTAAAACTTAAAAAAGCAATTCAGGATAACATCCCTTTTGACCTTTTAATTTCAGACCTATCTTTTAAAAATGATCATAGAGAAGAAAAAATCACCTCTGGAGATCAATTAATAAAAACTATTAAAAAGGAGCAGCCAGAGCTTACAACAATTCTGTTTTCAGTAGAAGACCGAATTTTTAAAATACGCCAATTCTTTGACGAATTAGACATCAATGCATATGTCCACAAAAGCCGCAACAGCCTCAATGAGCTCATTGAGGCAATCAATACTATTACGCAAGGAGAAAAATATGTATCTCCGTCCCTTTCGACTGCACTAAGCCATAAAACAATTCTTGAAATTGACAGTTATGACATAGAACTTGTTCGACAACTTTCCCTAGGATTATCCCAGGATGAAATTTCGATACACTTTAAAGAACAAGACATTAGTCCATATAGTCTGAGTAGTATTGAAAAAAGAATAAACAAATTAAAAATATACTTCAAGG
- a CDS encoding APC family permease: MNSKKTVNSKITLKEAMAIGIGGMVGGGIFAVLGLAVSIAKGGTPVSFLLAGILALITSYSYVKLSKKYPDRGGTVKFINKGFGKSVFSGSINNLLWISYIIMLSLYASAFGSYAPNLLQITHSRLIDSHIYANAIIILATAINYYSIKVVGKIESYAVVIKLIILIGFITIGAYGLKDTNNLVQLTISNWETPIHILAGGMVIFVAYEGFELIANAAPDIDNPERNLPKAYYYSVIFVIVLYIIITIVTIGLLPFKTITIAQDYVLAEAAKPTLGNTGFTIITIAALISTFSAINASLYGGSRVNFEIAEDDELPHHFLAQFWNQPIGLLITAISTLILVNTLKLESISTAGSIGFLIIFGIVNYVGYKLSNKIDANKLIPLIGIVLSTIALLILVNQQYKSNFLGVLISISIILACFLIEWIYKKSKH; the protein is encoded by the coding sequence ATGAATTCTAAAAAAACTGTAAACTCCAAAATCACCCTTAAAGAAGCCATGGCTATTGGAATTGGTGGAATGGTAGGTGGAGGCATTTTCGCGGTTTTAGGTCTAGCTGTCTCGATTGCCAAAGGAGGAACACCAGTGTCATTTCTATTAGCAGGAATTCTAGCTCTTATTACTTCATATAGCTATGTTAAACTTTCAAAAAAATACCCTGACCGAGGAGGTACGGTAAAGTTTATTAATAAAGGTTTCGGAAAATCAGTCTTTAGTGGATCTATTAATAACCTACTTTGGATAAGCTATATTATCATGTTATCCTTATATGCTTCAGCATTTGGCTCGTACGCCCCAAATCTATTACAAATCACCCATAGTAGACTAATTGATTCTCACATATACGCCAACGCTATCATAATTCTTGCCACAGCTATAAACTACTATAGCATAAAAGTCGTTGGGAAAATTGAATCTTATGCAGTTGTAATAAAGCTAATTATCCTTATAGGATTTATTACAATAGGTGCATATGGACTAAAAGACACCAACAATTTAGTTCAATTAACTATTTCCAATTGGGAAACACCTATACATATTTTAGCTGGTGGTATGGTCATTTTTGTAGCATATGAAGGGTTTGAACTTATTGCCAATGCAGCCCCTGATATTGACAATCCCGAAAGGAATCTGCCTAAAGCTTATTACTATTCCGTAATCTTTGTAATAGTACTATATATTATTATCACCATAGTAACTATTGGATTATTGCCTTTCAAAACTATTACTATTGCTCAGGATTATGTACTAGCAGAGGCTGCCAAACCAACCCTCGGAAATACCGGTTTTACTATTATCACTATCGCAGCATTAATCTCTACTTTTTCAGCAATTAATGCGTCTCTATATGGTGGAAGCAGAGTAAATTTCGAAATTGCCGAGGATGATGAATTACCTCATCATTTTCTTGCCCAATTTTGGAACCAACCTATAGGATTATTAATCACAGCCATCTCAACATTGATTTTAGTAAATACTTTGAAATTGGAAAGTATTTCTACCGCCGGGAGTATTGGATTTTTAATCATTTTTGGAATTGTGAATTATGTAGGGTACAAACTATCTAATAAGATCGACGCGAACAAATTAATTCCTCTAATTGGGATTGTATTATCAACCATAGCTTTATTAATTTTAGTAAATCAACAATACAAATCCAATTTTTTAGGAGTCTTGATTTCCATAAGTATAATTCTAGCTTGTTTTCTTATAGAATGGATATATAAAAAATCAAAACATTAA
- a CDS encoding CocE/NonD family hydrolase, with protein MRKKKTHYCFILFLIAFSSLLSAQQPIPESSIYIQDSLLIPTRSGIDISAIIVRKKTNLKPLPAILFYTTYHQGPNDSNFAKASADRDYVGIVAYARGIKTDLKYYTPYENESTDIYDILDYISKQPWCNGSIGMYGGSYTGFSQWATVKKIHPALKTIVPQVAVMPGFDTPMENNVQLNLSLYWPHHSIYKMPPIKRSLPFEWYDDGVAFNRMDSMAGYTNLIFQKWINHTTYDSYWKSMVPTQEEYKNINIPILTTTGYYDDSQLGALQYFKLHTKHNPKANHYVVIGPYDHWGGQRKAAENLKDYQIDSIAHLNMMTLAYEWLDFILKGKPKPALLKDKVNYQVMGTNSWKHASSLSQINNDTLLFYLDQRKLSTQKPKTKKYEKQTVDFKDRESQNNYYTPKIIFDSLVISNGVTYISEPLQKDFEITGSFTGNLTTTINKKDMDISLALYELMPDGNYFFLTRYLGRASYTQDNSQRSLLHPNKKNTLPIKNTRFVSKKITKGSRLIILLNINKHPFEIINYGSGKPVPTETIKDAGDPLEIKWHNESFIKIPIWTD; from the coding sequence TTTTATCCGCTCAACAACCAATTCCAGAATCATCAATTTATATTCAAGATAGTCTACTCATACCTACTAGAAGCGGAATTGATATTTCAGCTATAATCGTACGAAAAAAGACTAATTTAAAACCACTCCCAGCGATTCTTTTTTACACTACCTACCATCAAGGACCAAACGATTCCAATTTTGCTAAAGCAAGTGCAGATAGAGATTATGTAGGAATTGTTGCGTACGCAAGAGGTATTAAAACCGATCTAAAGTACTATACCCCCTATGAAAACGAAAGCACTGACATTTATGACATTCTTGATTATATAAGTAAACAGCCTTGGTGTAATGGATCTATAGGCATGTACGGTGGTAGTTATACAGGATTCTCACAATGGGCAACTGTTAAAAAAATTCATCCTGCCCTAAAAACAATTGTTCCACAGGTTGCAGTTATGCCAGGATTTGACACTCCTATGGAAAACAACGTTCAACTTAATCTAAGCCTATATTGGCCACATCATAGCATTTATAAAATGCCCCCTATTAAAAGAAGTCTGCCTTTTGAGTGGTATGATGATGGAGTAGCTTTTAACAGAATGGATAGCATGGCAGGATATACTAATTTAATTTTTCAAAAATGGATAAATCACACAACCTATGACTCCTATTGGAAGTCTATGGTTCCAACTCAAGAAGAATATAAAAATATAAATATCCCTATTCTAACTACCACAGGTTACTACGATGATTCTCAATTAGGAGCACTTCAATATTTTAAATTACATACTAAACACAATCCAAAAGCCAACCACTATGTTGTAATTGGGCCTTATGATCATTGGGGAGGACAACGGAAAGCGGCAGAAAACTTAAAAGATTATCAAATTGATAGTATTGCACATTTAAATATGATGACTCTTGCATACGAATGGCTCGACTTCATCTTAAAAGGAAAACCAAAACCTGCTCTACTAAAAGATAAAGTTAACTATCAGGTAATGGGGACTAATTCATGGAAACACGCATCATCTCTGTCCCAAATAAACAATGACACATTGTTATTTTACCTGGATCAAAGAAAACTCTCCACTCAAAAACCGAAAACTAAAAAATATGAAAAACAAACAGTAGATTTTAAAGACAGAGAAAGCCAAAATAATTACTATACCCCAAAAATCATTTTTGATTCTTTGGTCATTAGTAATGGGGTAACCTATATATCAGAACCATTACAAAAAGATTTTGAAATTACTGGCTCATTTACCGGAAATCTAACAACCACCATAAACAAAAAGGATATGGATATTTCTTTGGCTCTATATGAACTAATGCCAGATGGAAATTATTTTTTTCTTACACGTTATCTAGGTCGGGCAAGTTACACTCAAGACAACAGTCAAAGAAGCTTATTGCATCCAAATAAAAAAAATACATTACCAATTAAAAATACCAGGTTTGTAAGTAAAAAAATAACTAAAGGCAGCAGACTAATTATTTTATTGAACATTAATAAACATCCATTTGAGATTATTAATTACGGTTCTGGGAAACCCGTTCCAACAGAAACTATAAAGGATGCTGGGGATCCTTTAGAGATCAAATGGCACAATGAGAGTTTTATTAAAATTCCAATTTGGACAGACTAG